Proteins encoded in a region of the Bacteroidota bacterium genome:
- a CDS encoding alpha/beta hydrolase gives MTKYTVFKQVKVRYTDKGKGRTIVLLHGFMESLEIWNDFSKELSKSFRVVCIDLPGFGETPCIGYVHTMEMMAKCVKSVMDKERLRRYVVIGHSMGGYVTMAFAELFPDNLKGLGLFHSSALADTPEKKESRDKAITVVKNNARQYIKIFFEPLFAPQNAEAHKNDIKILQERASHFPKLAIVNALEGMKDRVKRDWILEMAKYPVLFIIGKHDVAIPYESVLKQTELVKDADVLFLENVGHMGFLEAKEQTIKAVKKFSRRCFTSQ, from the coding sequence ATGACAAAGTATACAGTATTCAAACAGGTTAAAGTACGTTACACCGATAAAGGAAAAGGTAGAACAATTGTGCTGCTTCATGGTTTCATGGAAAGCCTGGAGATATGGAACGATTTTTCCAAAGAACTTTCAAAGTCATTCCGGGTTGTTTGTATTGATCTTCCGGGATTTGGTGAAACGCCATGTATAGGCTACGTTCACACCATGGAGATGATGGCAAAATGCGTAAAATCGGTGATGGACAAGGAGCGTTTGAGGCGCTATGTTGTTATTGGTCATTCAATGGGAGGTTATGTTACAATGGCCTTTGCCGAACTGTTCCCCGATAATTTGAAAGGGTTAGGGTTATTCCATTCTTCTGCTTTGGCGGATACTCCTGAAAAAAAGGAAAGTAGGGATAAGGCGATCACCGTGGTGAAGAATAACGCACGGCAATACATTAAAATATTTTTTGAACCGTTATTTGCACCTCAAAATGCGGAAGCACATAAAAATGACATAAAAATTTTACAGGAAAGAGCAAGCCATTTTCCAAAGTTAGCTATTGTTAATGCTTTGGAAGGTATGAAGGACAGAGTGAAGCGTGATTGGATACTGGAAATGGCTAAGTATCCTGTACTGTTTATAATTGGCAAACATGATGTCGCTATTCCATATGAATCGGTTTTGAAGCAAACGGAATTGGTAAAAGATGCAGATGTTTTGTTCCTTGAAAATGTTGGACATATGGGTTTTTTGGAAGCGAAGGAGCAGACGATAAAAGCTGTAAAGAAATTTTCGAGAAGATGTTTTACAAGTCAATAA
- a CDS encoding fumarate reductase/succinate dehydrogenase flavoprotein subunit has translation MTKLNSRIPEGPLETKWTKYKSTVPLVNPANKRSIEIIVVGSGLAGASAAASLAELGYKVKCYCFQDSPRRAHSIAAQGGINAAKNYQNDGDSVYRLFYDTVKGGDYRAREGNVYRLAEVSANIIDQCVAQGVPFAREYGGYLSNRSFGGTQVQRTFYAAGQTGQQLLLGAYSALERQVGIGTVTMYSRHEMLDIVMIDGKARGIIARDLVTGKLERHFGHAVLLCTGGYGNVFYLSTNAMGCNVTAAWKAHKKGAYFGNPCFTQIHPTCIPVSGDHQSKLTLMSESLRNDGRIWVPKKKDDNRKPIDIPEEERDYYLERRYPAFGNLVPRDVASRAAKERCDAGYGVGTSKMAVYLDFTFNTMRYGRIEANKLGIQNPSEAEIKKLGKDVVKEKYGNLFEMYEKITGENPYETPMRIYPAVHYTMGGLWVDYELMTTVPGLYALGEANFSDHGANRLGASALMQGLADGYFVIPYTIGSYLSGDIRTKSIPTDHQAFVDAEKKVQEQLDKLMNIKGTKSVDHFHKKLGKIMWDKCGMGRNEKGLTGAISEIRALREEFWKDVRIPGTQNELNPELEKAGRVADFIELGELMCMDALNRKESCGGHFREESQTEEGEAKRDDDKFSFVSAWEYKGVGSFELHKEELVFDVVHPSQRSYK, from the coding sequence ATGACAAAACTAAATTCAAGGATCCCTGAAGGCCCTCTTGAGACCAAGTGGACCAAATACAAATCAACTGTTCCGCTTGTAAATCCTGCGAATAAACGCAGCATTGAAATTATCGTTGTTGGTTCGGGGCTTGCAGGAGCGTCAGCCGCTGCGTCGTTAGCAGAGCTGGGTTATAAAGTAAAATGCTATTGCTTTCAGGATTCACCACGTCGCGCGCACAGTATCGCGGCACAGGGAGGTATCAATGCGGCAAAAAACTACCAGAATGACGGGGACAGTGTTTATCGCTTGTTCTATGACACTGTAAAAGGCGGAGATTACCGTGCACGCGAAGGAAATGTATACCGCCTTGCTGAAGTGAGCGCAAATATTATTGACCAATGTGTGGCACAAGGCGTTCCTTTTGCGCGCGAGTATGGAGGGTATTTAAGCAACCGGTCTTTTGGAGGAACGCAGGTACAGCGTACTTTTTATGCTGCAGGGCAAACGGGCCAGCAATTACTTTTGGGCGCTTACAGCGCGCTTGAACGCCAGGTAGGCATTGGTACGGTAACAATGTATTCACGCCACGAAATGCTGGATATTGTAATGATCGATGGCAAGGCCCGCGGCATTATTGCACGTGATCTTGTGACCGGAAAATTAGAAAGACATTTTGGACATGCGGTTTTATTATGTACAGGCGGATATGGTAATGTATTTTATTTGTCAACCAATGCAATGGGCTGCAATGTAACTGCAGCCTGGAAAGCGCATAAAAAGGGAGCCTACTTTGGAAATCCTTGTTTCACACAGATCCACCCTACCTGTATCCCTGTTTCAGGCGACCATCAATCAAAACTCACATTGATGAGTGAATCTCTGCGTAATGATGGACGCATATGGGTGCCAAAGAAAAAAGACGACAATCGTAAACCCATTGATATTCCTGAAGAAGAAAGAGATTATTACCTGGAAAGAAGGTATCCTGCATTTGGCAACCTGGTTCCGCGCGATGTAGCCAGCCGTGCCGCTAAAGAAAGATGCGATGCGGGTTACGGCGTTGGCACATCTAAAATGGCGGTGTATCTTGATTTCACATTCAACACTATGCGTTATGGCCGTATTGAAGCCAATAAACTCGGCATACAAAACCCTTCCGAAGCTGAAATAAAAAAATTAGGTAAGGACGTCGTAAAAGAAAAATACGGAAACCTTTTTGAGATGTATGAAAAGATAACCGGTGAAAACCCCTATGAAACCCCGATGCGTATTTATCCTGCAGTTCACTATACCATGGGCGGCCTGTGGGTTGATTACGAATTGATGACTACTGTTCCCGGTTTGTATGCGCTGGGTGAAGCCAACTTCAGTGATCACGGCGCGAACCGACTGGGTGCATCAGCATTGATGCAGGGTTTGGCTGATGGGTATTTTGTCATTCCATATACCATAGGCTCTTATTTATCGGGTGATATCCGCACCAAATCAATACCAACCGATCACCAGGCATTTGTTGACGCTGAAAAGAAAGTACAGGAGCAGCTTGACAAGTTGATGAATATTAAAGGAACAAAGTCTGTTGACCATTTCCATAAAAAACTCGGTAAAATAATGTGGGACAAATGCGGAATGGGTCGCAACGAGAAAGGTTTAACGGGAGCTATCAGCGAAATACGTGCATTACGTGAAGAATTCTGGAAAGATGTTCGCATTCCCGGTACACAAAATGAATTGAACCCTGAGTTAGAAAAGGCCGGTCGTGTTGCCGACTTTATTGAACTTGGCGAATTAATGTGTATGGACGCGCTCAATCGTAAAGAATCCTGCGGCGGCCACTTCCGCGAAGAATCACAAACTGAAGAAGGAGAAGCCAAACGGGATGATGACAAATTCAGTTTTGTATCGGCTTGGGAATACAAAGGAGTAGGCAGTTTTGAACTTCATAAGGAAGAATTGGTTTTTGATGTTGTGCATCCGAGTCAGAGGAGTTATAAGTAG
- a CDS encoding type II toxin-antitoxin system RelE/ParE family toxin: MVKNFKIIWDKYALNDLKEILAYLSKQSQQAPKIVKQGVLTRLEIIKTNPLICELDKLKNSPNKEFRAFVVYSYRITYQLKAVSKEIRVVRIRHTSREPLGY; the protein is encoded by the coding sequence ATGGTAAAAAATTTTAAGATAATTTGGGACAAATATGCTCTTAACGACCTCAAAGAAATTCTCGCTTATTTATCCAAACAAAGTCAGCAAGCTCCTAAAATTGTAAAGCAAGGCGTTCTCACGCGATTAGAAATTATTAAAACAAATCCGCTTATTTGTGAGTTAGATAAATTAAAAAATAGCCCGAATAAAGAATTCCGGGCATTTGTAGTTTACAGTTATAGAATTACCTATCAATTAAAGGCCGTATCTAAAGAAATTCGTGTTGTCAGAATCAGGCATACAAGCAGAGAACCGTTAGGTTATTGA
- a CDS encoding aminopeptidase P family protein translates to MKYNPIDNKLFIENRKHFAKKLKANSLAVFNSNDIMPTSADGTMPFVQDADIFYLSGIDQEESILVIFPDAKSEENREILFLKETNDHIAIWEGHKYTKEEATAASGIRTVYWLSQFKTVFKTLMSHCQNVYLNTNEHTRAVAEVETREDRFIKWCKEYYPVHNYKRAAPLMHELRAIKSKAEIELIQKACDITGKGFRRLLGFVKPGVWEYEIEAELSHEFIRNRSRGFAYGPIIASGSSANVLHYIDNNKQCKNGEVILLDVAAEYANYASDLTRCLPVSGKFSKRQKSVYNAVLRVQRAAIKMMKVGNTLEKLNREVGDVMQEELIKLRLLKGSAVKKQDPRNPLYKKYFMHGTSHYMGLNVHDVGDFSRPFEEGMVLTCEPGIYIRAEKLGIRLENDILITKKGPVDLMKNIPIEADEIEEIMNKK, encoded by the coding sequence ATGAAGTACAATCCGATCGACAACAAGCTTTTTATTGAAAACAGGAAACACTTCGCTAAAAAACTAAAAGCAAACTCACTTGCTGTTTTTAATTCGAATGATATAATGCCTACCAGCGCGGATGGCACTATGCCATTTGTTCAGGATGCGGATATTTTTTATTTGTCGGGGATTGACCAGGAAGAAAGCATCCTTGTGATCTTTCCTGATGCAAAAAGCGAAGAGAATCGTGAGATCCTTTTTTTGAAGGAAACCAATGACCACATTGCTATCTGGGAGGGACATAAATATACAAAAGAAGAGGCGACTGCGGCTTCCGGAATAAGAACGGTTTATTGGTTGAGTCAGTTCAAAACTGTTTTTAAAACATTGATGAGCCATTGTCAGAATGTTTACCTGAATACGAATGAGCATACTCGTGCCGTTGCCGAGGTAGAAACCCGGGAAGACCGGTTTATTAAGTGGTGTAAAGAATATTATCCTGTTCATAATTACAAACGGGCGGCTCCCCTGATGCACGAATTGAGAGCCATCAAGTCCAAAGCTGAGATTGAGTTGATCCAAAAGGCCTGCGATATTACCGGGAAAGGGTTCAGAAGGCTGCTCGGGTTTGTTAAACCCGGGGTATGGGAATACGAAATTGAAGCTGAATTAAGCCATGAGTTTATCCGCAACCGCTCGCGTGGCTTTGCGTACGGCCCTATTATAGCCTCCGGTTCCAGCGCCAATGTATTGCATTATATTGATAATAATAAACAGTGCAAAAACGGAGAGGTAATATTGCTTGATGTAGCTGCGGAATATGCGAATTATGCTTCCGATCTGACACGCTGTTTGCCTGTAAGCGGAAAGTTTTCCAAACGTCAGAAAAGTGTTTACAATGCCGTACTGCGTGTACAGCGTGCTGCGATTAAAATGATGAAAGTCGGTAATACATTGGAAAAGCTGAATCGTGAAGTAGGAGATGTAATGCAGGAAGAATTGATAAAGCTCAGGCTTTTGAAAGGTTCTGCTGTTAAAAAACAGGATCCCCGAAATCCGCTGTATAAAAAATATTTTATGCATGGCACTTCCCACTATATGGGTCTTAATGTGCATGATGTGGGCGACTTCTCCCGTCCTTTTGAAGAAGGAATGGTTCTGACCTGCGAACCCGGTATTTATATTCGTGCAGAGAAGCTGGGAATTCGACTCGAAAATGATATTCTAATCACTAAAAAAGGTCCGGTCGACCTGATGAAAAATATTCCCATTGAAGCAGATGAGATAGAGGAGATAATGAATAAAAAATAA
- a CDS encoding T9SS type A sorting domain-containing protein: MDLLTSTAFYNCTLNVQPGCGGNNAISTAAGDTIDVINDLIFTDGILAGIIEGRNTVTVQSTFDGGTGTLIFTGTGGDQNFDLTGATGNFDGKIKINKSTGNVVLQSLLLMDGSSQTLTFMSGNIISTSTNMLQIGDNVTVSGASNSSFVDGQVRKIGNDAFTFPVGKSGVYAGISITAPSVTTDHFTAEYLKADPHPTYDNQLKDATLEHISHNEYWILNRTNGTSNVSATLSWQNARSGDVTNLSTLRVARWDGSVWRDHGNGGTTGNTTAGTVISGAVITSFSPFTLASTTTENPLPIELLSFSVLPNGNTVDVKWSTATEINNDYFTIERSSDMIGIESIATIDGAGNSNNTLNYSTVDKQPMTGTSYYRLRQTDFDGKYKYYNWVAVNFESEPGGLRFGVYPNPADLNTGFTLNLTGAEDNQQVLVVIYDASGREVFSKAIILENNTGQVIAIDPFNTFSPGIYTISATSDNSVFRQKLIIR, from the coding sequence GTGGATCTGCTGACCTCTACCGCTTTTTATAATTGTACACTGAATGTACAGCCCGGTTGTGGCGGAAATAACGCAATCAGCACTGCAGCGGGGGATACTATTGATGTGATTAATGATCTTATTTTTACCGACGGAATCTTAGCCGGCATTATTGAAGGTAGAAATACCGTAACCGTTCAATCCACATTCGACGGCGGCACGGGAACCTTAATATTTACAGGAACAGGCGGCGACCAGAATTTTGATCTTACAGGAGCCACAGGCAATTTTGATGGGAAGATCAAGATAAATAAATCTACCGGGAATGTAGTATTACAATCACTTTTACTGATGGATGGAAGCAGTCAGACATTGACTTTTATGTCAGGTAATATTATTTCTACATCAACAAACATGCTGCAGATCGGCGATAATGTTACAGTTAGCGGAGCTTCCAACTCCAGTTTTGTTGACGGCCAGGTGAGAAAGATCGGTAACGATGCTTTTACTTTCCCTGTGGGCAAGAGCGGTGTATATGCCGGAATTTCAATCACAGCGCCCTCGGTAACAACTGATCATTTTACTGCCGAATATTTAAAAGCAGATCCTCATCCCACCTATGACAACCAGTTGAAAGATGCCACCCTGGAACATATCAGCCACAATGAATACTGGATATTGAATCGTACCAACGGCACTTCCAATGTAAGTGCTACCTTATCATGGCAAAATGCGAGAAGCGGGGATGTTACCAACCTCTCTACCCTAAGGGTTGCCCGCTGGGATGGATCAGTGTGGCGCGATCACGGAAACGGAGGAACTACAGGTAATACAACAGCCGGCACGGTAATTTCAGGCGCCGTGATTACCTCATTCAGTCCGTTTACTCTTGCTTCAACAACCACAGAAAATCCATTACCTATTGAGTTATTATCATTTTCCGTTTTACCCAATGGAAATACTGTGGATGTGAAATGGAGTACTGCAACTGAGATCAACAACGATTATTTTACGATTGAACGAAGTTCTGATATGATCGGTATTGAATCGATCGCCACTATTGATGGAGCCGGAAACAGCAACAACACACTTAATTATTCGACTGTTGACAAACAACCTATGACCGGAACTTCCTATTACAGGTTAAGACAAACCGACTTTGACGGAAAATACAAATACTACAATTGGGTGGCAGTAAATTTCGAATCGGAGCCGGGTGGACTCAGATTTGGTGTATATCCAAATCCTGCTGATCTCAATACCGGGTTCACACTTAATTTAACCGGGGCTGAAGACAATCAACAGGTATTGGTGGTGATCTATGATGCAAGCGGCAGGGAAGTTTTTTCCAAGGCAATCATCCTCGAAAATAACACAGGACAGGTAATTGCCATTGATCCATTTAATACGTTTTCCCCAGGGATATATACCATCTCCGCAACTTCTGACAACTCCGTATTCAGACAAAAATTAATTATAAGATAG
- a CDS encoding succinate dehydrogenase cytochrome b subunit, with protein sequence MNRFLTSSLGKKVVMSLTGLFLISFLVVHCGINALMFYNDGGVNFNAGAEFMGTNPIIRAVEIVLFIGLVLHIYQALILTLDNNRARPVKYAVNAANENSKWYSRSMGLLGTLILMFLIIHLKHFWVTSRFTDQITGGHTTLFDEMKVVFSEAWVVVLYDLAMISLAYHLLHGFYSAFQTLGLNNKKYTPVINLVGTAFSIIIPFIFAIMPLAMYMGWVK encoded by the coding sequence ATGAATCGTTTTTTAACCTCCTCGCTTGGCAAAAAAGTAGTGATGTCCCTTACGGGTCTATTCCTGATTTCTTTCCTGGTTGTTCACTGTGGCATTAACGCGCTTATGTTTTATAACGATGGGGGCGTAAATTTTAATGCAGGGGCTGAGTTTATGGGAACCAACCCCATTATCAGAGCCGTTGAAATAGTTTTATTCATCGGACTTGTTCTGCACATATACCAGGCCCTCATTTTAACGCTTGATAACAATAGGGCCCGCCCTGTTAAATATGCCGTTAACGCTGCAAATGAAAACAGCAAATGGTATTCACGCTCTATGGGTCTGCTGGGGACACTCATCCTGATGTTCCTTATCATCCATCTTAAACATTTCTGGGTAACGAGTCGGTTTACCGATCAGATAACAGGAGGACATACTACTTTGTTTGACGAAATGAAAGTGGTATTCAGTGAGGCTTGGGTAGTTGTACTGTACGACCTTGCAATGATCTCATTGGCTTATCACCTTCTGCATGGTTTTTATTCAGCTTTTCAAACACTTGGTTTAAATAATAAAAAATACACTCCTGTAATAAACCTTGTTGGCACAGCATTTTCAATTATCATTCCTTTTATTTTTGCAATAATGCCATTGGCAATGTATATGGGCTGGGTGAAATAG
- a CDS encoding alpha/beta hydrolase — protein sequence MQEQSYTLNGINFRRVKRDWILEMAKYPVLFIIGKHDAAIPYESVLKQTELVKDSDVLFLENAGHMGFLEEKEQTLKAVKKFGRKCFYN from the coding sequence ATGCAAGAGCAAAGCTATACATTAAACGGAATAAATTTCCGCAGAGTGAAACGTGATTGGATACTGGAAATGGCTAAGTATCCTGTACTGTTTATAATTGGCAAACATGATGCAGCTATTCCATATGAATCGGTTTTGAAGCAAACAGAGTTGGTAAAAGATTCAGATGTTTTATTCCTTGAAAATGCCGGTCACATGGGGTTTTTGGAGGAGAAGGAGCAGACGCTTAAAGCTGTAAAAAAATTTGGGAGAAAATGTTTTTATAATTAA
- a CDS encoding T9SS type A sorting domain-containing protein, whose protein sequence is MKISITIIFKGILFVIVALLHLQMNGQYHWDYPGPTNGFNGDVRAAAVFNGKLYVGGNFTLVDGTTPANRIACYDGTSWAAVGSGLDNNVRLLYVYNAELYVGGYFTTAGGVSAVRIAKYDGTTWSTVGTGVGMSGVPYAMATYGGNLYVGGEFGSVDGLTVNRIAKWDGSAWSTVGNTGVGMNGAVYALGVYGGNLYCGGSFSYADYVCCPTGVACGKLAIWDGVNFSAPGTGITGSYVYKDMAVYNGELYVPGLFSAMNGVAANNIAKYDGTTWTALGSDVAGGGANAEVNPLVEFNSELYVGGDFTSVNGMFASKVAKWNGTAWSLVSTDTLNSFVTTLTVYDDGVHGAHIFAGGKFTLKGVGKAVNKMAILPVEWLYFNALHNVDEVRIEWATASETNNNYFTLERSGDGILFDGIATITGAGTSSKRINYYTSDKNPLAGISYYRLKQTDFDGKFTYSEIVSVNVENTQSADFSIYPNPVNISDGSSFSITLAGLQRESTALVVLYDVFGKQCVSKRVQTDSHGSINFTFEIGASLNRGVYMIRATSGNKQFSKKVMIG, encoded by the coding sequence ATGAAAATATCAATTACAATTATTTTTAAAGGTATTTTATTTGTTATTGTTGCTCTTCTTCATTTACAAATGAATGGGCAATACCATTGGGACTACCCTGGTCCAACCAATGGATTTAATGGTGATGTTCGCGCTGCAGCAGTTTTTAATGGTAAACTTTACGTTGGTGGAAATTTTACTTTGGTTGATGGCACAACTCCAGCTAATCGTATTGCCTGTTATGATGGAACGAGTTGGGCGGCAGTTGGGAGCGGATTAGACAACAATGTTCGACTCCTGTATGTTTATAACGCTGAATTGTATGTAGGAGGATATTTCACTACTGCCGGCGGAGTTTCTGCAGTGCGTATTGCAAAGTATGATGGTACCACATGGAGTACCGTAGGAACAGGTGTTGGAATGAGTGGTGTTCCGTATGCTATGGCTACTTACGGTGGAAACCTGTATGTAGGTGGAGAATTCGGCAGTGTGGATGGACTTACCGTTAACCGCATAGCTAAATGGGATGGAAGTGCATGGAGTACAGTTGGCAATACCGGTGTTGGTATGAATGGCGCAGTTTATGCATTGGGTGTATATGGTGGAAATCTTTATTGTGGCGGGTCATTTAGTTATGCTGATTATGTTTGCTGTCCGACTGGTGTTGCTTGTGGCAAACTTGCGATATGGGATGGGGTAAATTTTTCTGCCCCCGGAACTGGAATTACAGGATCTTATGTTTATAAGGATATGGCCGTATATAATGGTGAGTTGTATGTACCGGGCCTATTTTCTGCCATGAATGGTGTCGCGGCAAATAATATTGCAAAATACGATGGAACAACTTGGACTGCTTTAGGTTCAGATGTAGCTGGCGGAGGTGCTAATGCAGAAGTAAACCCTTTGGTAGAATTTAATTCCGAATTATATGTAGGAGGAGATTTTACTTCTGTAAATGGAATGTTCGCCAGTAAAGTTGCTAAATGGAATGGAACAGCATGGTCGCTTGTTAGTACCGATACACTAAATAGTTTTGTTACTACCTTGACCGTGTACGATGATGGAGTTCACGGTGCTCATATTTTTGCGGGAGGGAAATTTACTCTAAAGGGAGTAGGGAAAGCTGTAAACAAAATGGCCATTTTACCCGTAGAATGGCTATACTTCAATGCCTTACATAATGTTGATGAAGTCAGGATTGAATGGGCTACAGCATCTGAAACCAATAATAATTATTTCACTTTAGAGCGTTCAGGTGATGGTATTTTATTCGACGGGATTGCAACAATAACCGGCGCAGGCACCAGTTCAAAGAGAATTAATTATTATACATCCGATAAAAACCCTCTTGCCGGAATTTCATATTATCGTTTAAAACAAACTGATTTTGATGGGAAGTTTACGTATTCAGAAATAGTTTCTGTAAATGTTGAAAATACCCAATCGGCTGATTTTTCAATTTATCCAAACCCTGTAAATATTTCAGATGGAAGTAGTTTTTCAATTACATTGGCTGGTTTGCAAAGAGAATCAACGGCGTTGGTAGTGCTTTACGATGTATTTGGTAAGCAATGCGTGTCGAAAAGAGTACAGACCGATAGTCATGGTAGTATTAATTTTACATTTGAAATTGGCGCATCGCTGAACAGGGGTGTATATATGATCAGGGCCACAAGTGGTAATAAACAGTTCAGTAAAAAGGTGATGATCGGATAA
- a CDS encoding DUF839 domain-containing protein, producing the protein MKKICALISSFSVFLFSTAQTIGTFTSVQSGVQVPQLILPSTHTFQLLVKNGDLRTDGLPIKGWHDFTGYIPKNGSSNDGYVLLNEEIGGYSSEGGGGVSLVRTHFNSSTQLWVVDSINQIDFSMLDGTYGNCSGGITPWGTGITAEEQVTATDPNGDGYNKNGWLVEIDPATRKIRDYGSGPQKLWAMGCVDHENVAIKSDGTVAYTGADKTAYGFLYKFVPTVANDLTDGKLYVFKQITDTTGDWVQVPNTTKVERNTTNTLATGLGATNFQGIEDVEIGPDGKVYFAEKYSGRVYRLNDNGANVINFETFVESASYLINTDAGQQSIPWGDGNDNLCFDGEGNLWVLQDGSGTSLQYNYIWMVKPGHTALSPMVELFARTPLGSEPTGITFTPDYKYMFISMQHPSGTNKAKQVDAGGDTVQFNTHTTIVIARNENLGSITTSLSKVQLKDAMTVYPNPVKKGALLNLAFDVSGIQELDIEVLNINGTKKVSLHMTSKNGENIYSISTDELPAGIYFVRITGVDGFKKNAKITIQ; encoded by the coding sequence ATGAAGAAGATCTGCGCACTGATTTCATCGTTTTCTGTTTTCTTGTTTTCAACCGCCCAAACTATCGGAACATTTACCTCGGTTCAATCGGGTGTTCAGGTTCCTCAATTAATACTTCCTTCCACTCATACTTTCCAGCTATTGGTGAAAAATGGCGACCTAAGAACAGATGGCCTTCCTATAAAGGGTTGGCATGATTTTACCGGGTATATACCTAAAAATGGAAGTAGTAATGATGGGTATGTATTGCTTAACGAAGAAATCGGCGGTTATAGTAGTGAAGGAGGCGGGGGTGTGTCATTGGTTCGTACACATTTTAACAGTTCGACTCAATTGTGGGTTGTAGATTCCATAAATCAAATCGATTTTAGTATGCTGGATGGAACGTATGGAAATTGTTCCGGGGGTATTACGCCCTGGGGTACAGGTATAACCGCCGAAGAACAGGTAACCGCAACTGATCCTAATGGTGATGGATATAATAAAAATGGTTGGTTGGTTGAAATAGATCCTGCAACGCGTAAAATCAGGGACTATGGCAGCGGTCCTCAAAAGCTTTGGGCAATGGGCTGTGTAGACCACGAGAATGTTGCAATAAAAAGTGATGGAACAGTGGCCTATACCGGAGCTGATAAAACCGCTTATGGATTTTTATACAAGTTTGTACCAACAGTTGCAAATGATCTGACGGATGGAAAATTATATGTTTTTAAACAAATTACAGATACTACAGGCGATTGGGTACAAGTGCCAAATACGACAAAGGTTGAAAGAAACACCACCAATACACTTGCAACAGGGCTTGGCGCGACCAATTTTCAGGGTATTGAGGATGTTGAAATAGGGCCCGATGGTAAAGTTTATTTTGCCGAAAAATACAGCGGTAGGGTTTATCGATTAAACGATAATGGAGCCAACGTAATTAATTTCGAAACTTTTGTTGAGTCTGCCAGTTACCTTATTAATACTGATGCCGGACAACAATCAATTCCCTGGGGAGATGGCAACGATAACCTTTGTTTCGATGGTGAGGGGAATTTATGGGTGCTACAGGACGGCAGCGGAACAAGTTTACAGTATAACTATATCTGGATGGTAAAACCCGGCCATACAGCCTTATCTCCAATGGTAGAGCTGTTTGCAAGGACACCTCTTGGTAGTGAACCAACAGGGATCACGTTTACACCTGATTATAAATATATGTTTATTTCTATGCAGCATCCTTCAGGAACCAATAAAGCGAAGCAGGTAGATGCAGGAGGTGATACGGTTCAGTTCAATACACATACAACCATCGTGATAGCGCGAAATGAAAATCTTGGAAGTATAACCACATCCTTATCTAAAGTACAATTGAAAGATGCCATGACAGTATATCCAAACCCTGTTAAAAAAGGGGCGTTGCTGAATTTAGCATTTGATGTATCCGGAATTCAGGAATTGGATATTGAAGTGCTGAATATAAATGGAACTAAAAAAGTTAGTCTGCACATGACTTCAAAAAATGGTGAAAATATTTATTCGATCTCTACAGATGAACTGCCGGCCGGAATATATTTTGTCAGAATAACCGGAGTGGATGGGTTTAAAAAGAATGCGAAGATCACCATTCAATGA